A window from Vulcanimicrobium alpinum encodes these proteins:
- a CDS encoding ester cyclase → MHAAHHESASAATSPRYEETCSYNTRKTPSRQHQLGRFFIGLLERYWTPDARNHAAPPGTPATADALRAYHAGFFEALRAFDDVRIAIERQVAEGDLVATQIVLTATHAGEFAGIAATSRRVTLASMRFDRLGGGRIVEHWSVADMAGLIEQLSAP, encoded by the coding sequence ATGCACGCTGCTCATCATGAGTCCGCATCGGCCGCAACCTCACCAAGGTATGAGGAGACTTGCTCTTATAATACGCGAAAAACGCCGTCACGCCAACATCAACTCGGCCGATTTTTCATCGGCCTGCTAGAGCGGTACTGGACACCCGACGCGCGCAACCACGCAGCGCCGCCCGGGACGCCCGCCACGGCGGACGCGCTGCGCGCGTACCATGCCGGCTTCTTCGAAGCGCTGCGTGCATTCGACGACGTGCGCATCGCGATCGAACGCCAGGTCGCTGAGGGCGATCTCGTCGCCACGCAGATCGTGCTGACCGCGACGCATGCCGGCGAATTCGCCGGCATCGCCGCAACGAGCAGGCGCGTTACCCTCGCATCGATGCGCTTCGACCGGCTCGGCGGTGGGCGGATCGTGGAGCATTGGTCGGTCGCGGACATGGCCGGGCTGATCGAACAGCTGTCGGCACCCTGA
- the dtd gene encoding D-aminoacyl-tRNA deacylase, translating into MRAVVQRVTRASVDVGGARIAAIGRGLLVFVGVAVSDGEAEADALARKIAGLRVFDDAAGAMNLGATEIGASVLVVSQFTLLGDVRRGRRPSFVEAARGEQAERLYERVVAGLRAVPLLVATGRFGAEMAVELVNDGPVTILISIP; encoded by the coding sequence GTGCGCGCGGTCGTGCAGCGCGTCACCCGCGCGTCGGTCGATGTCGGCGGCGCGCGGATCGCGGCGATCGGACGCGGCCTGCTGGTCTTCGTCGGCGTCGCGGTGAGCGACGGCGAGGCCGAAGCCGACGCGCTCGCCCGCAAGATCGCCGGACTCCGCGTCTTCGACGACGCCGCCGGCGCGATGAACCTGGGGGCCACGGAGATCGGCGCGTCGGTGCTCGTCGTCTCCCAGTTCACCCTGCTCGGCGACGTGCGGCGCGGACGCCGTCCGTCGTTCGTCGAGGCGGCGCGCGGCGAACAGGCGGAACGCCTGTACGAGCGCGTCGTCGCGGGGCTGCGCGCGGTCCCGCTGCTGGTCGCGACCGGACGTTTCGGCGCCGAGATGGCGGTCGAACTCGTTAACGACGGGCCGGTCACGATCCTGATAAGCATCCCTTAA
- a CDS encoding nickel-dependent hydrogenase large subunit produces the protein MAIKDLAGASTGAPQSRLVEMSWDPITRIVGSLGIYTKIDFNERRVAECHSTSSIFRGYSIFMKGKDPRDAHFITSRICGICGDNHAVCSVYTQNMAFGVRPPAMGEWIMNLGEAAEYMFDHNIFQENLVGVDFCEQMVRETNPSVWEKAKSTPAPHGDIHGYKTIADIMTALNPFAGDFYRQALQISRYTREMFCLMEGRHVHPSTLYAGGVGTVATSQLFTDYYARLMRYVEYMKVCVPLHDDLFDFMYQALPGYEHVGERRILLGCWGAFQDPDYCDFTYRNMTNWGRKMFVTPGVVVDGKLVTTDLVEINLGIRILLGSSYYDDWQNEETFVAKDPLGNHVDRRHPWNMHTLPTPKKRDFNSQYSWVMSPRWFDGKDHLALDTGGGALARLWATALAGLVDIGYVKATGNSVQINLPKSALSGPVSFEWKTPKWSNAIERDRARTYFQAYSAAAALHFLDKAMEELHAGRTRSWEPFTVPDEGFGCGFTEAVRGVLSHHMVIRDGKIANYHPWPPTPWNGNPRDVYGTPGPYEDAVQGTPIFEENGPDNFKGIDIMRAVRSFDPCLPCGVHIYLGEGRTLETVHSPVAPFG, from the coding sequence ATGGCGATCAAAGACCTGGCCGGCGCGTCGACGGGCGCGCCTCAGTCACGACTCGTCGAGATGTCGTGGGATCCGATCACGCGTATCGTCGGGAGCCTCGGCATCTACACGAAGATCGATTTCAACGAACGCCGCGTTGCGGAATGTCATTCGACCTCGTCGATCTTCCGCGGCTACAGCATCTTCATGAAAGGCAAAGATCCGCGGGACGCGCACTTCATCACGTCGCGCATCTGCGGGATCTGCGGCGACAACCACGCCGTCTGCTCGGTGTACACGCAGAACATGGCGTTCGGCGTGCGTCCGCCGGCGATGGGCGAGTGGATCATGAACCTCGGCGAAGCCGCCGAGTACATGTTCGACCACAACATCTTCCAGGAAAACCTCGTCGGCGTGGACTTCTGCGAGCAGATGGTCCGTGAGACGAACCCGTCGGTCTGGGAGAAGGCGAAGTCGACCCCGGCTCCGCACGGCGACATCCACGGCTACAAGACGATCGCCGACATCATGACGGCGCTCAACCCGTTCGCCGGCGATTTCTACCGCCAGGCACTCCAGATCAGCCGATACACGCGCGAGATGTTCTGCCTGATGGAAGGACGTCACGTTCATCCCTCGACGCTTTACGCCGGCGGCGTCGGGACCGTCGCGACGTCGCAGCTCTTCACGGATTACTACGCGCGTCTGATGCGTTACGTCGAGTACATGAAAGTCTGCGTACCGCTGCACGACGACCTCTTCGACTTCATGTATCAGGCGCTGCCGGGCTACGAGCACGTCGGCGAGCGGCGGATCCTGCTCGGCTGCTGGGGTGCGTTCCAGGATCCCGACTATTGCGATTTCACCTATCGCAACATGACGAACTGGGGCCGCAAGATGTTCGTCACCCCGGGCGTCGTCGTCGACGGCAAGCTGGTCACGACCGACTTGGTGGAGATCAACCTCGGGATCCGCATCCTGCTTGGAAGTTCGTACTACGACGACTGGCAGAACGAAGAGACGTTCGTCGCCAAAGATCCGCTCGGCAATCACGTCGATCGCCGGCATCCGTGGAACATGCACACGCTGCCGACGCCGAAGAAGCGCGACTTCAACAGTCAATACTCGTGGGTCATGTCGCCGCGCTGGTTCGACGGCAAGGATCATCTCGCGCTCGACACCGGCGGCGGCGCGCTCGCGCGGCTGTGGGCGACGGCGCTGGCCGGACTCGTCGACATCGGGTACGTCAAGGCGACCGGGAACAGCGTGCAGATCAACCTGCCCAAGAGCGCGCTCAGCGGTCCGGTCAGCTTCGAGTGGAAGACGCCGAAGTGGTCGAACGCGATCGAACGCGACCGCGCGCGCACCTACTTCCAGGCCTACTCCGCCGCGGCGGCGCTGCACTTCCTAGACAAGGCGATGGAGGAACTGCACGCCGGCCGCACGCGGTCTTGGGAACCGTTCACGGTCCCCGACGAAGGCTTCGGCTGCGGCTTCACCGAGGCGGTGCGCGGCGTGCTTTCGCACCACATGGTGATCCGCGACGGCAAGATCGCCAACTATCATCCGTGGCCGCCGACGCCTTGGAACGGCAACCCGCGCGACGTCTACGGCACCCCGGGACCGTACGAAGACGCCGTGCAAGGGACGCCGATCTTCGAAGAAAACGGCCCCGACAACTTCAAAGGCATCGACATCATGCGCGCGGTGCGGAGCTTCGATCCGTGCCTGCCGTGCGGCGTGCACATCTATCTCGGCGAGGGCCGCACGCTCGAAACCGTGCACTCGCCGGTGGCGCCCTTTGGCTGA
- a CDS encoding DUF5947 family protein → MDGNSGAGFAALANVLRKRPAVAPGERCDFCGEPVQPEHAHLVDLHARRIMCACRPCALVFEPQGAARGRYKPIPTRYAEVTGLALDDAAWDALQIPIELAFFFRNSAEDRTVACYPGPAGATESQLPLATWDALAGSDPLVATVESDVEAIVVQRRRAGPARCYLVPIDAAYQLVGMLRLAWRGFDGGDEARAQIERWFAALAERSRGLAAPR, encoded by the coding sequence GTGGACGGCAACAGTGGCGCCGGCTTCGCGGCGCTTGCGAACGTGCTGCGGAAACGGCCGGCCGTTGCGCCGGGCGAGCGATGCGATTTTTGCGGCGAGCCGGTGCAGCCGGAGCACGCGCATCTGGTCGATCTGCACGCGCGCCGCATCATGTGTGCGTGCCGTCCGTGCGCGCTCGTCTTCGAGCCGCAGGGCGCCGCGCGGGGGCGTTATAAGCCGATCCCTACGCGCTACGCCGAGGTCACCGGGCTCGCGCTCGACGACGCAGCGTGGGACGCGCTGCAGATCCCGATCGAACTCGCGTTTTTCTTCCGCAACTCGGCCGAGGACCGCACCGTCGCGTGCTATCCCGGACCGGCCGGTGCGACCGAGTCCCAGCTCCCGCTCGCGACCTGGGACGCGCTGGCGGGGAGCGATCCGCTCGTCGCGACAGTCGAGTCCGACGTCGAAGCGATCGTCGTGCAGCGCCGCCGCGCGGGGCCGGCGCGCTGCTACCTGGTGCCGATCGACGCGGCCTACCAACTGGTCGGGATGCTGCGCCTGGCGTGGCGGGGTTTCGACGGCGGCGACGAGGCGCGCGCGCAGATCGAACGCTGGTTCGCAGCGCTGGCCGAGCGCAGCCGCGGCCTCGCGGCACCCCGATGA
- a CDS encoding ABC transporter ATP-binding protein yields the protein MLALRDVHAYYGESHILHGMTLTVDSGEVATLVGRNGVGKTTTLRAITGILPPRSGEIVLDGVSLIGRPSDRIARLGLGYVPEERGILSTLSVYENLTLLPVVGPSAWPVERIFDAFPNLKERANAGGTTLSGGEQQMLAIARILRTGARTILLDEPTEGLAPVIVERIGELIREMKSDGITILLVEQNVRFATGVADRHHIVDHGTVVQTLENAEVIAREKELLDLLGV from the coding sequence ATGCTCGCGCTGCGCGACGTTCACGCCTACTACGGCGAATCGCACATCCTCCACGGGATGACGCTCACCGTCGATTCCGGCGAGGTGGCGACGCTCGTCGGCCGCAACGGCGTCGGGAAGACGACGACGCTGCGCGCGATCACCGGGATTCTTCCGCCGCGCAGCGGCGAGATCGTGCTCGACGGCGTCTCGCTGATCGGGCGGCCGTCGGATCGGATCGCGCGGCTGGGCCTGGGCTACGTCCCCGAAGAACGCGGGATCCTCTCGACGCTCAGCGTCTACGAGAATCTCACCCTGCTTCCGGTCGTCGGCCCGAGCGCGTGGCCGGTGGAACGCATCTTCGACGCGTTTCCGAACCTCAAAGAGCGCGCGAACGCCGGCGGGACGACGCTCTCCGGCGGCGAGCAGCAGATGCTCGCGATCGCGCGCATCCTGCGCACCGGCGCGCGGACGATTTTGCTCGACGAACCGACCGAAGGTCTCGCGCCCGTGATCGTGGAGCGGATCGGCGAACTGATCCGCGAGATGAAATCCGACGGCATCACGATCCTGCTCGTCGAGCAGAACGTGCGCTTCGCGACCGGCGTCGCCGACCGCCACCACATCGTCGACCACGGCACCGTCGTCCAGACCCTAGAAAACGCCGAAGTCATCGCCCGCGAAAAAGAACTGCTGGACCTGCTCGGCGTCTGA
- the pstS gene encoding phosphate ABC transporter substrate-binding protein PstS, with translation MRLRIVLAVVFAAAVPFAASARVALQETGSTLLFSVMNTWVATYGRIAPDVDVSTEATGSGAGISAAENGSAHIGASDAYLQGDAQARGDLLQIPLAISGQFIAYQLPGVGTLRLTAPLLGEIYAGKLTRWNDPRIAALNPGAPLPDARIVPLHRSDRSGDTFLFTSFLGAAAPREWTLVPATAIAWPPIANAQTARGNRELLDLLRNTRYGIAYIGISLLAQAQNEGVGVAALRNRDGAFVEPGIEGLAAATRSLQAEKDARITLIDEPGPKTYPIVNVEYAVVRKKQSDAATAQALRAFLDWIVDPSGGNAHDLLDPVHFVALPDEVRALSRAEIAALR, from the coding sequence TTGCGCCTGCGGATCGTTCTCGCCGTCGTCTTTGCCGCCGCCGTTCCGTTTGCGGCGAGCGCCCGCGTCGCGCTGCAGGAAACCGGCTCGACCCTGCTCTTCTCGGTGATGAACACCTGGGTCGCGACGTACGGACGCATCGCGCCCGACGTCGACGTGTCGACGGAGGCGACCGGTTCGGGTGCAGGGATCAGTGCCGCGGAGAACGGCTCGGCGCACATCGGCGCCTCCGACGCGTACCTTCAAGGCGACGCGCAGGCGCGCGGCGATCTGCTGCAGATTCCGCTGGCGATCTCGGGCCAGTTCATCGCCTACCAGCTGCCCGGGGTGGGCACGCTACGGCTGACGGCGCCGCTGCTCGGGGAGATCTACGCCGGCAAGCTCACGCGCTGGAACGATCCGCGGATCGCCGCGCTCAATCCAGGTGCGCCACTGCCCGACGCCCGCATCGTCCCGCTGCACCGCAGCGATCGCTCCGGTGATACGTTCCTGTTCACGTCGTTTCTCGGCGCGGCCGCGCCGCGCGAATGGACGCTCGTCCCCGCGACTGCGATCGCGTGGCCGCCGATTGCGAACGCGCAGACCGCGCGCGGGAACCGCGAACTCCTCGACCTGCTGCGCAACACCCGCTACGGGATCGCGTACATCGGGATCAGCCTCCTCGCGCAGGCGCAGAACGAAGGCGTCGGCGTCGCGGCCTTGCGCAACCGCGACGGTGCGTTCGTCGAACCAGGGATCGAGGGCCTGGCGGCGGCGACGCGCTCGCTGCAGGCCGAGAAGGACGCGCGCATCACGCTGATCGACGAGCCCGGCCCCAAGACGTATCCGATCGTCAACGTCGAGTACGCGGTCGTGCGGAAGAAGCAGAGCGACGCCGCGACCGCGCAGGCGCTGCGCGCGTTCTTGGATTGGATCGTCGATCCGAGCGGCGGCAACGCGCACGACCTGCTCGATCCGGTCCACTTCGTCGCGCTCCCCGACGAGGTGCGCGCGCTCAGCCGCGCGGAGATCGCCGCGCTGCGCTGA
- a CDS encoding HypC/HybG/HupF family hydrogenase formation chaperone, giving the protein MCLAIPGQIVAFDDAQPLLARVDVGGVRRNVNVGLLADDPLIAGDWILIHVGFALSKISAEQAHDQLRMLQAMGEDALAIEEIRGYTFADGGERR; this is encoded by the coding sequence ATGTGCCTTGCGATCCCGGGTCAGATCGTCGCGTTCGACGACGCCCAGCCGCTGCTGGCGAGGGTCGACGTTGGCGGCGTGCGGCGCAACGTCAACGTCGGGCTGCTGGCCGACGATCCGCTGATCGCGGGCGATTGGATCTTGATCCACGTCGGGTTTGCGCTGAGCAAGATCTCGGCGGAACAGGCGCACGACCAGTTGCGGATGCTGCAGGCGATGGGCGAAGACGCGCTCGCCATCGAAGAGATCCGGGGGTACACCTTCGCCGACGGAGGCGAACGACGATGA
- a CDS encoding DUF6084 family protein produces MSALAFAVEGARGEPYAAAPTIVLDVRVTESTGTPIAAIALRTQVRLEPQRRRYDGGESVRLEELFGEPRRYGETLRSMLWMHVASTVTAFREATTFTLPLTASYDFDVAANKYLSGLAGGVIPLALHFSGMVFVEHAGGVSTEMVPWACEAAYALPVSVWRDAVDACFPNAAWLRVQRELFDDLREFRSAQRLTSWDATLARLLALAKVER; encoded by the coding sequence ATGAGCGCGCTCGCGTTCGCGGTCGAGGGCGCGCGCGGTGAACCGTACGCGGCCGCGCCGACGATCGTGCTCGACGTGCGCGTCACCGAGTCCACGGGGACCCCGATCGCCGCGATCGCCCTGCGCACGCAGGTTCGGCTCGAACCGCAGCGGCGCCGATACGACGGCGGCGAATCGGTGCGGCTGGAGGAGCTCTTCGGCGAGCCGCGGCGCTACGGTGAGACGCTCCGCTCGATGCTGTGGATGCACGTCGCGAGCACCGTCACGGCATTCCGCGAAGCGACGACGTTCACGCTTCCGCTCACGGCAAGTTACGACTTCGACGTCGCCGCGAACAAATACCTGAGCGGCCTGGCCGGCGGGGTGATCCCGCTGGCGCTGCATTTCAGCGGGATGGTTTTCGTCGAGCACGCCGGCGGCGTGAGCACCGAAATGGTCCCGTGGGCGTGCGAGGCGGCGTACGCGCTCCCGGTGAGCGTGTGGCGCGACGCGGTCGACGCGTGCTTCCCGAACGCCGCGTGGCTGCGCGTGCAGCGCGAGCTGTTCGACGACCTGCGCGAGTTCCGCAGCGCACAGCGGCTCACGAGTTGGGATGCGACGCTCGCGCGTCTGCTCGCACTAGCGAAGGTCGAACGATGA
- the hypB gene encoding hydrogenase nickel incorporation protein HypB — MTLRLVDIERKILIKNDDIAARLRERFAISGTLVVNLLSSPGSGKTTLLEATLHRLAQRYRVAALVGDQATDNDARRLARSGAPVRQITTAAECRLDAEMISRALRDWEPGRLDAFFIENVGNLICPAEYDLGEDLRVVLFSVTEGEDKPLKYPLAFSTSQVAAVTKIDVADAVGFDAAAAHASMRAVNPQIEIVELSARTGAGFDAWIRTLETRIAAKSRAPARV, encoded by the coding sequence ATGACGCTGCGGCTCGTCGACATCGAACGCAAGATCCTCATCAAGAACGACGACATCGCGGCGCGACTGCGTGAACGCTTCGCAATCTCCGGTACGCTCGTCGTCAACCTGCTCTCGAGCCCGGGGTCGGGGAAGACGACGCTGTTGGAGGCGACGCTGCACCGGCTGGCGCAGCGGTATCGCGTCGCCGCGCTGGTCGGCGATCAGGCGACCGACAACGACGCCCGGCGCCTCGCGCGATCGGGCGCGCCCGTTCGGCAGATCACGACCGCCGCGGAATGCCGGCTCGACGCCGAGATGATCTCGCGCGCGCTGAGGGACTGGGAGCCCGGTCGGCTCGATGCGTTCTTCATTGAGAACGTCGGCAACCTGATCTGTCCGGCGGAATACGATCTCGGCGAGGACCTGCGAGTCGTGCTGTTCTCGGTCACCGAGGGTGAAGACAAGCCGCTGAAGTATCCGCTCGCGTTCAGCACCTCGCAGGTCGCCGCGGTCACCAAGATCGACGTCGCTGATGCGGTCGGGTTCGACGCCGCGGCGGCGCACGCGAGCATGCGGGCGGTCAACCCGCAGATCGAGATCGTCGAACTCTCTGCGCGCACAGGCGCCGGGTTCGACGCCTGGATCCGCACACTCGAAACGCGCATCGCGGCGAAATCCCGCGCGCCCGCACGCGTCTAG
- a CDS encoding hydroxyacid-oxoacid transhydrogenase translates to MQPAPHDHETILEVEAPRVKFGRGAIAEVGAEAAAMGVRRAALFTDPHVARLELTERARRSLRDAGVDVAEYDGVRIEPTDASFRDAAAFAADAKVDGYVSIGGGSAIDTAKAANLYATYPAPFERYVNAPLGEGAPVPGPLRPHIACPTTSGTGSECTGIAIFDFTAHDVKTGIASRRLRPVLGIVDPDATRTLPSEVVACSGFDVLAHALESYTAKPYTRRPRPATPLARPLSQGANPYSDLACVEALRLLGVHLVRAVEDAHDDEAREAVMYAATLAGIGFGNAGVHVPHGMAYAVAGLVHDFVPAGYDADHAMVPHGMSVIVSAPAVARFTAPTAPDHHRRVAVLLGASTSLHANDAGDALADALAGLMRATRMPSGLRALGYGDDDVPALVDGAFAQQRLLANAPRAVGREELTALFTAAAAYW, encoded by the coding sequence ATGCAGCCCGCCCCGCACGATCACGAAACCATCCTCGAGGTCGAAGCGCCCCGCGTCAAGTTCGGGCGCGGCGCGATCGCCGAGGTCGGCGCCGAGGCGGCGGCGATGGGGGTTCGGCGCGCCGCGCTCTTCACCGATCCGCACGTCGCCCGGCTCGAGCTCACCGAGCGCGCACGCCGCTCGCTGCGCGACGCCGGCGTCGACGTCGCCGAGTACGACGGCGTTCGGATCGAACCGACCGACGCATCGTTCCGCGACGCCGCCGCCTTCGCCGCCGACGCGAAGGTCGACGGGTACGTCTCGATCGGCGGCGGTTCGGCGATCGATACGGCGAAGGCGGCGAACCTCTACGCCACCTATCCGGCGCCGTTCGAACGGTATGTCAACGCGCCGCTCGGCGAGGGTGCGCCGGTCCCCGGCCCGCTGCGGCCGCATATCGCGTGCCCGACGACGTCGGGGACCGGGAGTGAGTGCACCGGGATCGCGATCTTCGATTTCACGGCGCACGACGTGAAGACCGGGATCGCGTCGCGACGTCTGCGTCCGGTGCTCGGGATCGTCGACCCCGACGCGACGCGCACGCTGCCCTCGGAGGTGGTTGCGTGCAGCGGCTTCGACGTGCTCGCGCACGCGCTCGAGTCCTACACGGCGAAACCCTACACGCGGCGGCCGCGGCCGGCGACGCCGCTCGCACGCCCGCTTTCGCAGGGCGCGAACCCGTACAGCGATCTTGCGTGCGTCGAAGCGCTGCGACTGCTGGGAGTGCATTTGGTGCGCGCGGTCGAGGACGCACACGACGACGAGGCGCGCGAAGCGGTGATGTACGCGGCGACGCTCGCGGGCATCGGCTTCGGCAACGCCGGCGTGCACGTCCCGCACGGGATGGCGTACGCCGTCGCCGGGCTCGTCCACGACTTCGTCCCCGCCGGCTACGACGCCGACCACGCGATGGTGCCGCACGGGATGTCGGTGATCGTGAGCGCCCCCGCCGTCGCGCGCTTCACCGCGCCGACGGCGCCCGACCATCACCGGCGCGTCGCGGTGCTGCTCGGCGCGTCGACGTCGCTCCACGCGAACGACGCCGGCGACGCGCTCGCCGATGCGCTCGCCGGCCTCATGCGCGCGACCCGGATGCCGAGCGGCCTGCGCGCGCTCGGCTACGGCGACGACGACGTCCCGGCGCTGGTCGACGGCGCGTTCGCGCAGCAGCGTCTGCTCGCCAACGCACCGCGCGCGGTCGGCCGCGAGGAACTCACCGCCCTCTTCACCGCTGCCGCCGCGTACTGGTAG
- a CDS encoding ABC transporter ATP-binding protein → MAEPILQARDVAKVYAGFRALDGVSIEVAENAVHAIIGPNGAGKTTFFNVLSGFAPATAGSVRFRGTEIANLDPAAIARMGMVRSFQINSVFPHLTVLDNVKIALQARTELSRRLLASPRVTAVLDDPARAALDAVGLDAERELLAVNLPYGHKRSLELAIALSQDPAVLLLDEPTAGMGVEDIERTVGLVKRIAPGRTIVLVEHNLRVVADLCDRVTVMQRGRVLVEGTYDDVRNDERVVTAYLGGGHH, encoded by the coding sequence GTGGCCGAACCGATCCTTCAGGCGCGCGACGTCGCCAAAGTCTACGCCGGATTCCGCGCGCTCGACGGCGTCTCGATCGAGGTCGCGGAGAACGCGGTCCACGCGATCATCGGCCCCAACGGTGCGGGAAAGACGACGTTCTTCAACGTCCTCTCGGGGTTCGCGCCGGCGACTGCCGGGAGCGTCCGCTTCCGCGGCACCGAGATCGCCAATCTCGATCCGGCCGCGATCGCCCGGATGGGGATGGTGCGCAGCTTTCAGATCAACAGCGTCTTCCCGCATCTGACGGTCTTGGACAACGTGAAGATCGCCCTGCAGGCGCGCACCGAACTCTCGCGCCGGCTTCTCGCCTCTCCGCGCGTGACCGCGGTGCTCGACGATCCCGCGCGCGCCGCGCTCGACGCGGTCGGGCTCGACGCCGAACGCGAATTGCTCGCCGTGAACCTGCCGTACGGGCATAAACGCTCGCTCGAACTCGCGATCGCGCTCTCGCAGGATCCCGCGGTGCTGCTGCTCGACGAGCCGACGGCGGGGATGGGCGTGGAGGACATCGAGCGCACCGTCGGCCTGGTGAAGCGGATCGCGCCCGGGCGCACGATCGTGCTGGTCGAGCACAACCTGCGCGTCGTCGCCGACCTCTGCGATCGCGTGACGGTGATGCAGCGCGGCCGCGTGCTGGTCGAAGGAACCTATGACGACGTCCGCAACGACGAGCGCGTCGTGACTGCATACCTCGGCGGAGGACACCACTGA
- a CDS encoding hydrogenase maturation nickel metallochaperone HypA produces the protein MHELSVALTLLDGLTEIAIPQGIARVSAVHVRVGALTGIAPDALSFSWELAADGTLAAGSTLHVELMPLVVACERCQADVRPAPGHGLVCPRCGSVSPTIRSGRELELVAMEVPE, from the coding sequence ATGCACGAACTCTCCGTCGCACTCACGCTCCTCGACGGACTCACGGAAATCGCCATCCCGCAAGGGATTGCGCGCGTTTCTGCGGTGCACGTGCGCGTCGGCGCGCTCACAGGAATCGCTCCTGATGCGTTGTCGTTCTCGTGGGAACTCGCCGCCGACGGAACGCTTGCTGCGGGCAGCACGCTGCACGTCGAGCTCATGCCGCTTGTCGTTGCGTGCGAACGATGCCAAGCGGACGTGCGCCCGGCCCCGGGCCACGGACTCGTCTGTCCGCGCTGCGGCAGCGTCTCGCCGACGATACGTTCCGGACGCGAACTCGAACTCGTTGCGATGGAGGTTCCCGAATGA
- a CDS encoding NifU family protein — translation MADEAQELATKIEALLAGFASISTPWQARERGEELARTMVTFYGSGLERILDIVYDGTGDQADALFAKLTADPLVEGLLCLHGLHPIPVDERVQHALDAVRPYLKSHEGGIEIAGIDDGVVLIELQGSCDGCPSSTLTVKQAVERAILERVPEIREVRAVPARREQQPERACFDIDLIAAPAAALR, via the coding sequence TTGGCTGACGAGGCGCAGGAACTCGCGACGAAGATCGAGGCGCTGCTCGCAGGCTTCGCCTCGATCTCCACGCCCTGGCAGGCGCGCGAACGCGGCGAAGAGCTGGCGCGCACCATGGTCACTTTCTACGGCAGCGGTCTCGAGCGCATCCTCGACATCGTATACGACGGCACCGGCGACCAAGCCGACGCGCTCTTCGCAAAGCTTACGGCGGACCCGCTCGTCGAAGGCTTGCTGTGCCTGCACGGACTGCACCCGATCCCGGTCGACGAACGGGTCCAGCATGCGCTCGACGCCGTTCGTCCGTATCTCAAATCGCACGAGGGCGGGATTGAAATCGCCGGGATCGACGACGGCGTGGTGCTCATCGAACTGCAAGGCTCGTGCGACGGCTGTCCGTCCTCGACGCTCACCGTCAAGCAGGCGGTCGAGCGCGCGATCCTCGAGCGCGTCCCGGAGATTCGCGAGGTGCGCGCCGTGCCGGCGCGGCGCGAGCAGCAGCCCGAGCGCGCGTGTTTCGACATCGACCTGATCGCCGCACCCGCCGCGGCGCTGCGGTAG
- a CDS encoding hydrogenase maturation protease, whose amino-acid sequence MTILVAGVGNIFFGDDGVGPAVAAALAQEATDDVRIVDAGIAGIHLAYDLTAGCDRVLIVDAVRRDEPPGTLVLLEPPDAAAAGSPDPHGMELHATFAYARALGGELPPIAILGIVPENVDEGIGLSRAVAAAIAPACTMVRRILHDWQTRGAACGAREKETV is encoded by the coding sequence ATGACCATCCTGGTTGCGGGCGTCGGCAACATCTTTTTCGGCGACGACGGGGTCGGCCCGGCCGTCGCCGCGGCGCTCGCGCAGGAGGCGACGGACGACGTGCGGATCGTCGATGCGGGGATCGCCGGGATTCACCTCGCGTACGACCTCACGGCGGGCTGCGATCGCGTGCTGATCGTCGATGCGGTGCGCCGCGACGAGCCGCCCGGTACGCTGGTGCTCCTGGAGCCGCCGGACGCAGCGGCAGCCGGTTCGCCCGATCCGCACGGGATGGAGCTGCATGCGACGTTTGCGTACGCCCGTGCGCTGGGCGGCGAGCTTCCGCCGATCGCGATTCTCGGCATCGTGCCGGAGAACGTCGACGAAGGGATCGGCTTGTCGCGCGCGGTCGCCGCGGCGATCGCGCCGGCGTGCACGATGGTGCGGCGGATTCTGCACGACTGGCAAACCCGTGGCGCCGCTTGCGGCGCGCGCGAGAAGGAGACGGTATGA